A DNA window from Drosophila virilis strain 15010-1051.87 chromosome 4, Dvir_AGI_RSII-ME, whole genome shotgun sequence contains the following coding sequences:
- the Nthl1 gene encoding endonuclease III-like protein 1 isoform X1, with translation MYFKMTLVPFFFAAPRMVQRQCRAMTSQSVSGKTTLSSRLAKQIKVTKTKATTAKQELWDIEDLHSVAATTAPRYFSPVQTRKQRQVNTLPKSNLPAKKARQDEVSKTSKIKIGTATIIKCELVPPNETMLELKVEEAAAVKTEQDFPNANWLQHLENIRLMRCEKPAPVDTLGCHQCADQNANEKTQRFHKLVALMLSSQTKDETTFEAMKRLKAQTLTPASIQGMPAVELERLLHPVSFYKNKAKYLKQTSQILVDKYNEDIPDNIQELLKLPGVGPKMAHICMATAWNKITGIGVDTHVHRIANRLAWLKKSTKEPEQTRVQLESWLPRPLWSEVNHLLVGFGQTICTPVRPNCSECLNRHICPASASVLAKKK, from the exons atgtatttcaAGATGACGCTGGTTCCCTTCTTTTTTGCAGCACCTCGAATGGTACAAAGGCAATGCAG aGCCATGACTAGTCAAAGCGTCAGCGGTAAGACAACTTTGTCAAGCAGACTGGCTAAACAGATtaaagtaacaaaaacaaaggccACAACTGCCAAGCAAGAACTGTGG GACATTGAGGATTTGCACAGCGTTGCTGCTACGACTGCGCCACGCTACTTTTCACCTGTCCAAACACGCAAGCAGCGACAAGTGAATACACTGCCCAAATCAAATTTGCCCGCCAAAAAAGCGCGCCAGGATGAAGTTTCAAAAACctccaaaataaaaataggtaCAGCGACTATAATTAAATGTGAACTGGTGCCGCCTAACGAGACCATGTTGGAACTGAAAGTAGAGGAAGCTGCTGCCGTTAAGACCGAGCAGGACTTTCCAAATGCCAACTGGTTGCAGCATTTGGAAAACATTCGCTTAATGCGCTGCGAAAAGCCGGCGCCTGTGGATACTCTGGGCTGTCATCAGTGTGCCGATCAAAATGCCAATGAAAAG ACGCAACGTTTCCACAAATTGGTTGCTCTGATGCTCTCCAGCCAGACGAAAGATGAAACCACTTTTGAAGCCATGAAACGTTTGAAGGCACAAACTTTAACACCTGCCAGCATACAGGGTATGCCAGCGGTGGAGTTGGAGCGCTTGTTGCATCCTGTTAGCTTCTATAAA AACAAAGCCAAATACCTGAAGCAAACCTCGCAAATACTCGTGGACAAGTACAACGAGGATATTCCGGATAATATACAGGAGCTGCTGAAGCTACCGGGAGTTGGTCCCAAAATGGCGCACATTTGCATGGCCACGGCTTGGAACAAAATCACCGGCATTGGCGTCGATACGCATGTGCATCGCATTGCCAATCGCTTGGCTTGGCTAAAGAAGTCCACCAAGGAGCCGGAACAAACGCGCGTGCAGCTAGAGAGCTGGCTGCCGCGTCCACTTTGGTCTGAAGTTAATCATTTACTTGTGGGCTTTGGACAGACTATTTGTACGCCAGTTAGGCCCAATTGCTCCGAGTGCCTCAATAGGCATATCTGCCCGGCTTCGGCATCTGTCTTGGCCAAGAAAAAGTGA
- the Nthl1 gene encoding endonuclease III-like protein 1 isoform X2: MTSQSVSGKTTLSSRLAKQIKVTKTKATTAKQELWDIEDLHSVAATTAPRYFSPVQTRKQRQVNTLPKSNLPAKKARQDEVSKTSKIKIGTATIIKCELVPPNETMLELKVEEAAAVKTEQDFPNANWLQHLENIRLMRCEKPAPVDTLGCHQCADQNANEKTQRFHKLVALMLSSQTKDETTFEAMKRLKAQTLTPASIQGMPAVELERLLHPVSFYKNKAKYLKQTSQILVDKYNEDIPDNIQELLKLPGVGPKMAHICMATAWNKITGIGVDTHVHRIANRLAWLKKSTKEPEQTRVQLESWLPRPLWSEVNHLLVGFGQTICTPVRPNCSECLNRHICPASASVLAKKK; encoded by the exons ATGACTAGTCAAAGCGTCAGCGGTAAGACAACTTTGTCAAGCAGACTGGCTAAACAGATtaaagtaacaaaaacaaaggccACAACTGCCAAGCAAGAACTGTGG GACATTGAGGATTTGCACAGCGTTGCTGCTACGACTGCGCCACGCTACTTTTCACCTGTCCAAACACGCAAGCAGCGACAAGTGAATACACTGCCCAAATCAAATTTGCCCGCCAAAAAAGCGCGCCAGGATGAAGTTTCAAAAACctccaaaataaaaataggtaCAGCGACTATAATTAAATGTGAACTGGTGCCGCCTAACGAGACCATGTTGGAACTGAAAGTAGAGGAAGCTGCTGCCGTTAAGACCGAGCAGGACTTTCCAAATGCCAACTGGTTGCAGCATTTGGAAAACATTCGCTTAATGCGCTGCGAAAAGCCGGCGCCTGTGGATACTCTGGGCTGTCATCAGTGTGCCGATCAAAATGCCAATGAAAAG ACGCAACGTTTCCACAAATTGGTTGCTCTGATGCTCTCCAGCCAGACGAAAGATGAAACCACTTTTGAAGCCATGAAACGTTTGAAGGCACAAACTTTAACACCTGCCAGCATACAGGGTATGCCAGCGGTGGAGTTGGAGCGCTTGTTGCATCCTGTTAGCTTCTATAAA AACAAAGCCAAATACCTGAAGCAAACCTCGCAAATACTCGTGGACAAGTACAACGAGGATATTCCGGATAATATACAGGAGCTGCTGAAGCTACCGGGAGTTGGTCCCAAAATGGCGCACATTTGCATGGCCACGGCTTGGAACAAAATCACCGGCATTGGCGTCGATACGCATGTGCATCGCATTGCCAATCGCTTGGCTTGGCTAAAGAAGTCCACCAAGGAGCCGGAACAAACGCGCGTGCAGCTAGAGAGCTGGCTGCCGCGTCCACTTTGGTCTGAAGTTAATCATTTACTTGTGGGCTTTGGACAGACTATTTGTACGCCAGTTAGGCCCAATTGCTCCGAGTGCCTCAATAGGCATATCTGCCCGGCTTCGGCATCTGTCTTGGCCAAGAAAAAGTGA